Proteins encoded within one genomic window of Fragaria vesca subsp. vesca linkage group LG1, FraVesHawaii_1.0, whole genome shotgun sequence:
- the LOC101296797 gene encoding uncharacterized protein LOC101296797 yields MAHSLISPPATATTPISARTKTNTHFPSSLKVKACHQVSDGPNKLVHRRAAGLGLVGAVLSFVVGDRNANAAARRPPPPPVDEKKEKKDPNVSGVLAKVLASKKRKEAMKEAVSKLREKGKPIQE; encoded by the exons ATGGCACATTCTCTAATCTCACCTCCGGCTACTGCGACAACGCCAATCTCAGCAAGGACCAAGACCAACACCCATTTTCCGTCGTCTCTCAAAGTCAAGGCTTGCCATCAAGTTTCAGATGGCCCTAACAAACTTGTTCACCGCAG GGCTGCGGGTTTGGGTTTGGTCGGTGCTGTGCTCAGCTTCGTGGTAGGCGACCGGAATGCAAATGCAGCTGCAAGAAGGCCTCCACCGCCTCCGGTTGATGAGAAAAAAGAGAAGAAGGATCCCAATGTGAGTGGTGTGCTTGCAAAAGTGTTGGCTAGCAAAAAGAGAAAGGAAGCCATGAAGGAAGCCGTGTCCAAGCTAAGAGAGAAAGGGAAGCCTATTCAGGAGTAA